ccaaactagaagtcagtcagtgtcagtgattttataaatttcactttttaatctatgaagattatttggttccatcaaacctgtgaattcagaagaaattttttgaaattttagccattttgacccattttggctcGCCCCTCTGGCTCCTGGGAGTCAGCGAGAACCAACATAAATATGGtgttaggctaataattctaacccagtttgactcatttcctattaaaactaagcaaataatgttcataaatgtgtctttcctatataaactatagtaaatttgacctcctccccaggggaaaatctgagatcccagggccatgaaattcgctatttttgtaaagggccttaagaccttccaatctatgaagagtatttgattctaccagttccagaatttcagaagaagatttttgaagttttagcctatttgaccccttttggccccggcccctaaggcccctgggagtcagtcatgaaaaatttgttaataggattcaatggccatctcatagggataattcggacaacatttgactcatttcctattacaaatgaccaaataatgctcaacaaggacatagtcattcagatcccccgccaatggagatatcaaaactgaagtaagtttgattttggAGACTTacgtgtatgaaaaaaaaccaggaaaaaggaagttgagctaaagaaagatggagtataattcaagtagagtggggctgcaattgttgaatcaggtatacagccttgacatttatattagactatatacacaaagatgggtggagtcttgcaaagtaacatttaccatttaccatgatattttcagcaatgtttccatggtaacggaaaaagtgcaaaaaaagaaaacctaaaaatagcaaaaggtactactagaccataaaaagaatgtgtctatgaagtttcgtggaaatatctctgctgcttttagagttatgctccggaaatgaacctgctacaaaaatatgatattttcagcaatgtttctatggttacagaaaaaaagcagaaaaagtgaaaacctaaaaatagcaaaaggcactactagaccataagaacaatgtgtctatgaagtttcatggaaatatttctgctggttttagaattgtgctccggaaacgattcttacacaaaaatctgccattttcagcaatgtttccatggttacagaaaaaagtacaataaGTGAagaccttaaaatagcaaaaggcactactagaccataagactaatgtgcctatggagttccgtgcatatgtctcaaccggttttccagttatgctgcggaaacgaacctagtacaaaaatatgacattttcagcaatgtttccatggttacagaaaaaagcacaaaaactgaaaacctaaaaatagcaaaaggcactactagacaataagaacaatgtgtctatgaagtttcatggaaatatctctgctggttttagagttgtgctccggaaacgattcttacacaaaaatctgccattttcagcaatgtttccatggttacagaaaaaaagtacaataagtgaaaaccttaaaatagcaaaaggcactactagaccataagactaatgtgcctatggagttccgtgcatatgtctcaaccggttttccagttatgctctggaaacgaacctggtacaaaaaaatgatattttcagcaatgtttccatggttacggaaaaagtgcaaaaaatgaaaacctaaaaatagcaaaaggcactactagaccataagaacaatgtgtctatgaagtttcatggaaatatctctgctggttttagaatTGTGCTcaggaaacgattcttacacaaaaatctgccattttcagcaatgtttccatggttacagaaaaaagtacaaaaagtgaaaaccttaaaatagcaaaagcactactagaccataagaccaatgtgtctatgaagttttcatggaaatatctcttctggttttagagttatgctccggaaacgaacctggtacaaaaatatgatattttcagcaatgtttccatggttacggaaaaaatgcaaaaaatgaaaacctaaaaatagcaaaaggcactactagaccataagaccaatgtgtgtatgaagtttcatggaaatatctctactggtttcagagttatgctccggaaaccattcgtacggacggacagacggacggacggaacccatttgtatatcccccgccaacttcgttgggcggtggataaaaaaaacttcgtctcaggtgacctaaaaatagatTTGATATTGGCATAATGAATACAAATAGCTGAATTATGTTTGATTCTAGCATTTCTGGATCTCAAgatgattttaaaattgttttttaatgaGATAGAGCATTACGATTTGACTTCTGAccaaaaaaatataacattcaGACGTTTCTTTCTTGGACCAAGTAAGCAGTACCTGTAATGTATGCGGCCAGTACCCGGTAGTACGGCTGGTATATCCTAGAGTAGCAATGGCATGACGAGCGTAATCAGCAGCAGACGGGATCATAATACTGGGGCGTGACAGAGTTTCACTGAACCGTGTCATCCTGGTGGCTACGTAGAAAGGCATCAGTGACTGGACGACTATACGCCAGTAATCCAGGAAGTCCTGGTACTCGTACTGTTTGGCGAAATATTTTGGCACTTGACGAAAAGTAcgctattttatttttagaaagtAAAGCCAGGAAACTctgaaatatatagaaattgcAAACAAAATCATGGTAAGGTTACAAGATCAAATGGGGAATGTTTTCTTTATCACAGACCAATAATTATTAATGTTGTAACATAACCATCCATTTGTAGAAAACTTTAGAGTGTTAATAGACAGTTtgcatttaagatattttactaGAACATCAAagcacattttatattttaaactataTGCTCAGCAGTTTCTAAATTATTTCAGGGATATTTCATAAAACTATTTCTAAGTTTCTAAGTTATTTCAGGTATATCTAATAAAATTGTCCATTCTTTATATTCGGAACCACTGATGTCATACCTTGGTAGCAGAATACACAGTTGTCAGAGGAGTAATTTTATCACATGATCCGGCCGAAACCATCACTACCGCACCTTTACATCTGTAACAGGGAAATTATTCTCACAATCTTTTATGTGTTTTCAGAACCTCTATGTTTAATGGATTGGTTTTCACTGACtaaattatttaattgattaTATCATAGTACATGATTATGTACTATATAATAAATGAACTCCTCCTCAAGGCCATATTCTGACCCGCCCATCCTTTCGCTGCTTGGCTGGGTCGTGCCAGTGATGCATTAAAAAGGTTGTGAACAAGACAGCCAATGtattaattgtattttaaagAGAATTTGAAGAATGATttcctttaaatattttgacagtAAATTACTCACTTTGACACAAAGAAAATTACCTTTCGACCATCTGTGGTAAAATCATATGGGTCATCTGTAAGAAAACATTTACTTAATATCTATAATGATGAAACATGCATTAAACAGGAAATATTTGACAATTCAAAACTTTCAAAGATAATTTTGCATTCCTAAATTGTATTCTGATTTCTCCCTCAGTACCAGTACATATTTGTTATGGCATGTATCTagtaaataaaattacatactTGGAAGTTCCAATACATCTAATTGaaacaatttcaaatttataCTGTAATGGCTCATattcttatacatgtatctggaaTTTATTCCCAGAAAGTATTCATTCTTTCACACAAACTTCATTCAAATTAAACTAATAAGCAATGCTTACCATAGTGGCTGTGGCTACATTCACATTTATTAACTGCCATAACATCTGTGAAAACAGGAGTTTAAAATGATAAAGCAATTCAATAGTAAAACATGTACCTGTGGTTCATGTGTATTTACTTATCATGTACAATGCAAACAAAATCCATTTGTTATTAATCATTAAAGTCAATACAGTTGTACATtcattgaatttaatttttcaCAAATCTACTGGTATCTTTTAACGTTTGGcgttattttgaattttaaaatgtgtCTTTTTCACATACAAAATGCAGATTACATTTTTAAATAGTTATGGTCCAATTTAGCATCTGCACAGTGGAGGGATTACTTAATTACGAAAAACAAGAAATTCTGACTTGTGTTGGAATATCAAAATTTGCCTAAAAAGTTGCATATtcactaattatataatgttcAGTCAgaattgaaacaatatttatttctacCAAAGTGCTTCAGTCTATAGGCCCTGGTGTTCTCACAAACTTTAAAcctcaaacttttttttcattttttttttatattatttttctatttttcttttatttacaaatacattacAGCAAAGAACGTTATGCCAAGGCTACCTGATACGGGTAGctcaataaaaattattttgatttaccTCTGTAGGAACCTCCAAGAATGGTTGTGGGTAATCATATGTCACTCCAACATTATTGACTGTCAACAAAATATAGGCATGACAACAAAACTGTAATTTATACTTTTTAAAAGCTGATTTCATTAGAGTAAAATAACACAGACTAAGGAAAACTTAAAAACAAACCACTTCAGTATACTGACAAGTGAAATGATGAAATTCTGATCATTAGAACCAAGTGTTCCAGAGAAGTAACCATTTCCCAACAAAAAACTCCAGGTTTAATAAGGTTGCAAGCTATGAATATACTGTATTACTGCGTTtgccgtaattagcgcccctccccctttaaGCACCCCTCCTCTTTTAAGCACCCCTCctcttttctggagaagagttgaagttgtataaacacGCCCATCCCATGAATTCAACAATGCTTTACAACATGTAATGCCtgtaacatcagcattgtactGTATCCCATACAAACTTccgagtcttttacatgtgaatcgcAACATAATAATGCCTCTCACAGGATAAAAGGCATATACTATacatatatgcatgtttattgtaatttatatacCATGAgaacagaaagatttaaaatatggctAAATTATGGCTAActtttttcgtccacaacttacattttggtgcATTAACAAGCGCcaactttgttacaattatttaagcgcCCTGGACACTAATTACATGGAATATGATATGTATTGTTGACAACAATGCAATCACAAagaatattaataataaataagaaCCACTTCATAAATCTATCTCAATGTCATGATCACAATAGTTCATATCTATTGACCATGCCTATGTAGTAAGTAAACCTACCTAAAATTCCAATTTCTTTGTCTTTAATAGCTTCCCATATCTCCTGGTAAATTTCTCGACCTTCATTAAAATTGATGCCTATAACACAGGTTTGCACACCAAATTTTTCTTCTGAAATCAAAAAGGTTAATTAACGATATTAGATGAAATGTATGGAACAAATGGTGATAAGTTAGTTGTGTTTACCTTGATGAGAACAGTCACTCTATGTATTCCAACATGGAAACATTGTATATGGATTGTAAATGTTTGAAATCTAACCCAGATTAAAGGCTTTTCATTGACCAAACAGTAGGTTTATTCAAGCACAAACTTAAAGGTAAAATATGTACCATTTCTTGGAATTCCTTGGTTTAATTTACCAATACTGAATAGAGAAAAATTTGAATCATTAAATCCCCACTGCCACACAATACTTTTTAGTACATAATCCAAAAGGCTTGAAAATCAGTAATCAAATCACAACATATGATTAGTACCTATATCCTTTGCTGTCCTGTATAAGCGATTCTCCTTTTTGCTAATTAGTACGATGTTGAGGCCACGACTCGCTAACTCTCTTGCATACGCTCGTCCTATCCCCTCACTGCTTCCTGTCACCACTAGCAACAAAAagtggaaataaaaacaattcttTAACATTCCATTAATTACATTTGTGTAAACATAATTAATATCTGTCAATctataattaaaattagacttgtaatgccgctccactacgatactctacgttacgctccaatacaagatatCTAACAATGCCCCGCTCGGGGTGACCTCAGCATGAtccctatggttagccaatcatCATGTCGCCTACGAaatcttcggtgtggttgattcattcAGAAGTGTAAACGGATAATAGTACGTCCCGAGATATTCCGATTCTAGGCcagaggtcatgctgaggtgacctcgaacggggcatcgttagatcttgtattggagcgtaacgtacagtatcgtagtggagcggaattacaagtctaattttcaTTAGTTTGTAATATCTGTGATATGAAACTTGCCTTTTTATAACAtctgtgatattttttctcttagAGAGTATAATTTTTACTCCTGTAGTCTTGCTTTTGCCTAGTTTTTATCTCTGCTTACTGCTAAGTGTTTATtacttataaatgtatattacatatttgcATGCTGTGCTTCACCTGATGTTTTCCTTTGTACTCTTGTTAGATAGTCGATCGTAAAAGCCCACATGGGCTTGTGTTGCCATGTGTTTTAACTATGTACTGACTTAAAATGCACTGTATATAACCCCCTCCCCCACGCCACTCAGCTGTATCAACCTACcaaaatttataattacttGACTTGATAAACTCAAATTAGTGTAGTGTCATTGAAATTCTTAAGGAAAAGAAAATGATCTAagtatttggtttttttttctatttaagtAGATCAATTATTCTGCAATAGTCAGTTTTAGTAAACCCTGCATATATGTAGGCTTAGCTGATAGCTAAGAAATTATAACCATTCACCAGCAGTGCATAGGAGTACATGTaggtgtgtggtgtgtgtgtgtcactgtgtgtgtgtgtgtggggggggggggggtgttacacCCCTACCCACCAAATCAATAATACATCATGATCAAAGCTAAGGAAAACGACAATGGCAAGTTGTCTATTGAATAAGTCAATATGCTATCTTATCTATGCTGGATACATATATGCATTCCCTGCTTCCAAATAAACAGAACAGTACTAGTTCTTTCTGGCTGGAGTTTTGTGGAGACCAGTTGAACTGCAAGCGACATTGTGTGTAATAAGTAAGTTAAATAACGTGGTGTATAATTCAGATAGGCCTAAATACATACTTATACTGTTATAGATCTCTGATATAAAGAAGTTACCCAGTTTTCTGCATCAAGTATAAAATCGATGCTAACGTAATACCAGAATCACATTGCAAATCCATCTTACCGGCCCATTTGCCAAAACGCTTCTGAAGATTACTCCATCGTGACAATTTACTAAGTAAATGGTCATTCCCTGCCTTTAACACACAACCGATGAATTGAAACGTTTTCCGTGAGGCATACAATGCACCAAGAAAGGCAAGTGCATCTCTAGTAGATCGACAAACTAAGGATATTTCACGAAAAAGATATTCGAAACTGTCAACTACCgccattttcccaaattcattCGGATTCCTCGGAGCGATAGCTAAAGAATAACGCAAATTGTCGTCAAAAGTCGTATGCTACGTAAACACTAGATAGTATCCGAAAGAACATCAGTAAAGTTAAAAATGCATGCACACTTTAAATTTATTGTCAAGAAGAATCGATAGCATTGGTATAACATGTGATTTAGGTCTTATTGAACTTAAAGTTATACGCGTTAAATTCTAAACACATAAAAAGGATGTTCAAAAGCAAAATGGATCAATAATAGCCTACAGCAGGATAGCTATGCACATGTACATGCTGTCTTGGAACATGCGAGTCTTCACAATGCCAGTTATGTACAGTATTAATGACGcataaattatatcatattttaagtTTTTGGTAAAcgaaattatttataaaacgaTATGAACAGAGTGGCATTTAAAATGCAAGGTaggatcatcctcgatactccagggctcgggttccgatcacttacattgtacatttgtatctcTACACCCCGATCTCATAGTGAAtatgaccaatcacaggccagcaacgATTTCCTTTGAAGgctacagagagagagagagagagagcgacgcctaacttcaaagccacacagtcaaccacagtgtaccgttatagggctcttttgatgaacatcaaatgactaaattacctgttctattctagatctgttgcctccagttttgctatgagatagtccaggggtgtagagatcgtaagtgatcggaaccccttgaatatcgaggatgaggtATGATATGACTTTTTGAATATGTTTTTCATACGGTTGTCAAGGTACAAAGGTATGCTATAAACACAGTAAAATGTACCACGCAGTAGgtcaa
The DNA window shown above is from Argopecten irradians isolate NY chromosome 8, Ai_NY, whole genome shotgun sequence and carries:
- the LOC138329482 gene encoding inactive hydroxysteroid dehydrogenase-like protein 1, with the translated sequence MAVVDSFEYLFREISLVCRSTRDALAFLGALYASRKTFQFIGCVLKAGNDHLLSKLSRWSNLQKRFGKWAVVTGSSEGIGRAYARELASRGLNIVLISKKENRLYRTAKDIEEKFGVQTCVIGINFNEGREIYQEIWEAIKDKEIGILVNNVGVTYDYPQPFLEVPTEMLWQLINVNVATATMMTHMILPQMVERCKGAVVMVSAGSCDKITPLTTVYSATKRTFRQVPKYFAKQYEYQDFLDYWRIVVQSLMPFYVATRMTRFSETLSRPSIMIPSAADYARHAIATLGYTSRTTGYWPHTLQGWIIQCIPDSLWMWGATRLNYAFKRQTDERIKRRSLRLMHSDQSQESDS